The genomic segment ATTTTTTGCAAAGCACTTACACCCGAAAAATGCGGCAGACGTATTGAAAAAACCGGATTTTCTGCTTTACGAGCGTGTTTCTTTAGACGATAATTTTTTCAAATCAATTCGGTCTTGAGGAAAAAACCATGTGCGGAATCGTAGCATATTTCGGAAATAAACCGGCCCAGCCCATCCTGATTGAAGGGCTCAAACGGCTCGAATATCGCGGATATGACTCGGCCGGCATTGCCCTGCTTGAAAACGGAACCTTTCAGGTCACCAAAAGCCCCGGGCGAATCAGCAGCCTCGAAGAGATGCTGGCGGACCGCCAATCCCCCGCTACCGTCGGCATCGGACACACCCGCTGGGCCACGCACGGGCGGCCCAACCAGGTCAATGCGCACCCGCACGTGGACTGCACCGGAAAAATCGCCGTCGTTCACAACGGCATTATCGAAAACTACGCCACGCTCAAAAAATGGCTCCTGAAAGAAGGCTGCACCTTCCAGAGCGAAACCGACACCGAAGTTGTCGCCAACCTCATCGGCTATTTCTATCAAAGAAACCAAAACCGCAACGGTCAGCTGGCCCCCCACGGCTGCAACCGGTTTGAATGGGCCGTCCAGCAGGCCCTCAGCGAAATTTACGGCACCTACGGGCTGGCGATTCTCTGCGCCGACTGTCCGAATGTGCTTATCGGGGCCAAAAAAGGAAGTCCCCTGATTCTGGGCGTTGGAAAAAATGAGTTCCTCATCGCCTCCGACGCCGCCGCCATCGTCAAGCATACCACCCAGGCCATTTATCTGGCCGACGGCGAGATGGTCATCGTGGAGTCCGGCGGCTTCCAAACCAAAACCCTTTCCAACGAAGAAGTCCAGAAAGAGCTCAAAGAGATTGAAATCTCCCTGGACCAGATTGAACTGGAAGGGTTCCGCCATTACATGGAAAAGGAAATCGCCGAGCAGCCGACGGCGCTGGAAACCTGTCTGAACGGCCGCGTGGACCTCAAAAACGGCCGCATTATTCTCGGCGGCATTTCCAACTATCTGCGCGAACTGACCCGCGCCAAACGCATTATCCTGACCGCCTGCGGCACCGCCTGGCACGCCGCCCTCGTCGGGGAATTCCTCTTTGAGCAGCTGGCCCGAATCCCCGCCGAGGTCGAATACGCCAGCGAATTCCGATACCGCAACCCCATCCTTGAAGAAGGAACGGTCGTCATCGCCATCAGCCAGTCCGGTGAAACCGCCGACACGCTGGCCGCCGTCGAACAAGCCAAAGAACGCGGCGCCCTCGTGCTGGGCATCGTCAACGTCGTCGGCTCTTCCATCGCCCGCT from the Anaerohalosphaeraceae bacterium genome contains:
- the glmS gene encoding glutamine--fructose-6-phosphate transaminase (isomerizing), which codes for MCGIVAYFGNKPAQPILIEGLKRLEYRGYDSAGIALLENGTFQVTKSPGRISSLEEMLADRQSPATVGIGHTRWATHGRPNQVNAHPHVDCTGKIAVVHNGIIENYATLKKWLLKEGCTFQSETDTEVVANLIGYFYQRNQNRNGQLAPHGCNRFEWAVQQALSEIYGTYGLAILCADCPNVLIGAKKGSPLILGVGKNEFLIASDAAAIVKHTTQAIYLADGEMVIVESGGFQTKTLSNEEVQKELKEIEISLDQIELEGFRHYMEKEIAEQPTALETCLNGRVDLKNGRIILGGISNYLRELTRAKRIILTACGTAWHAALVGEFLFEQLARIPAEVEYASEFRYRNPILEEGTVVIAISQSGETADTLAAVEQAKERGALVLGIVNVVGSSIARLTDAGVYLRVGPEIGVASTKAFTAQVAVLAMLAIELGRRRHLSADTVHNLLQELTSIPQKIKRILRQSEAIRQIADANKDRENWLFLGRGFNYPVALEGALKLKEISYIHAEGLPAAEMKHGPIALITDKMPAVFIATRCSQYEKIIGNIEEVRARGGKTIVVATEGDEQIKPYADYLIPIPETCEPLQPMLTVVPLQMLAYHAAVLRGHDVDKPRNLAKSVTVE